CACGATTTCCTCCCCTGCCGGGCTCCGCATGGCCTGGAAGATCTTTCGCGCGGCCTCCGGCCACTCCTCCCAGGTGACCGGCCGGACAATGCCCTCCATGTAGGCAATGCCCCGCACGCGCTCCGCACGGCGCTGGGCCCAGTAGAACCCCAGCGCCGAGCCCCAGTCGTGGACGACGAGGACGACACGCGTGAGGCCCAGGGCCTCCAAGCACGCGTCCAGGTAACGTGCGTGGTCCACGAAGCGGTATGAGCCGCGGGGGTTCTTCCCCGAGTCGCCCATCCCGACCAGGTCCGGCGCCAGGCAGCGCGCGAGCGGCTCCACGTGCGGGATCACGTTGCGCCACAGGTAAGAAGAGGTCGGGTTGCCGTGGAGGAAGACGACAGGATCCCCCTTCCCCACGTCCACGTAGGCCATCTCGGTGTCCAGCACCTTCACGCGCCGGCGCTCGTAGGGATCAGCCGCCGAGATCGTCGTCATCACCTCGCCTCCAGCTCAATACCATCGCCACAGCCAGAACCCGATGAACAGCCCGACGGAGAGGAGGATCGCACCTGCGAACAGGGCGCGGTGCCACCCGACTGGGAGGCCGAAATCGAGCAGGATCGCGCGGAGGCCCAGGAGCCCGTGGAGGAGGACCAGGGCCAGGAGGAGCGCCTGGACGGGCCGGACGAAAGGGTTCCTCAGGTGGAGCACGATCACGAGGACCAGCACCAGCGCCGCGCTGCGCTGGAGGAGCCAGGCCCACATCCCCGGTCCAGTGCCGCGCCAGCCCTCGACCGAGGTCCACTCCCGCCGCAACACCTTCGGCTCTGTTGTCACCTCATGCCCACTTGCGCAGACGCCTGACATAGTCGTCCGCATGCTCGTCCGCCCACAGGGCCTGGCTGGAGCCGCGGAAAGCGAGGAGCGGGTCCACCTCGGCTCTTCGGGTCCCCGACGCGCGTACTCGCGGTGATACCGGGCGAGCAGCGCGTCGCACTACGCCGGGATATTCTCCGGCGCGGGAACCAGCTTGGCCCCTTCCCGGCCGGGGTGCTAGGGGTCGCCCGATCGAAAGAGGCGCCGCCCGTTCTCGCCCGTTTGGTTCTGGCCGACGACCGACGCGCATGCCGTCAATATAGCTCTCCCCCGAACAGCCTACAACGACGAGACCTGGGACGCTCTGCTGGGAGCCAGGCAACGGACGTGGGCCCCGCGGCGTCGACCTGATGCCCTGCATGTGCGGGACGACCAGCAGCGGATGAGGGGGAGGGCGAAGCGCTTGGTAGTCGAGCCTTTAATGTCGTGCCCCGCTCCCGAAGCTTTTCGGTCAGCCGTTTGAATTCGTCCGGTGCTATAGGGGTGTGGGGCTGAAGAAGGCTGAAGCGGATGCCTGAACTGGAGCCCAGGGAGGTTTATCATCCTTCGAGCGAGCGGGGCCAGACCTCGACGCGTCCCCCCTTCGGGTCCACGCGAACCCAGTCGCCCGCCCTGATCGCCGCCATCGGGTCGGGCGAGAGCTGATCCATCAGCGCCACGCCGGCCAGGACCGCGCCCTGGACCATGACGGGGTTGGCCCAGCCGAAGATCATCGCGACGGGCGCCCGGCCGCGCGACTTGAGATCAAGGAGCGCCCAGGACGTGGCGAAGCCGCCCTTGGCGAGGGGGCAGACGAAGACCTTCCCCGCGATGGACTTCCCGTAGAGGGCGTGGGACTCCCGCGAGATCATCCCGGTCGTCCGGTCCAGATCGTAGCGGGCGCTGAAGCCGTCGGGGGAGACCAGGGCTTCCCCCTCCACCACCTCCCCAACGCCAGGATGGCCCGTCAGGACCACGGGCTCCCCGCGCTTCGCTTCTGACGGCCTCGCCGCCGCTCCCATGCTACCTCGCGATCCGCCCCGTCACCGCCGCCTCCACGCACTCGGCGGTCGGGCGGAAGATCGGGTTATAGCCGTAGGCCGCGATGATGTTGGCCAGCTTCGCCGAGTCGGTCACGACCGTCCTGAGCCCGTGGCGGCGCGCCATCTCCCTCGGCGTCATGATGTAGTAGCAGACCCCTACCACGATCCGGGCGCCCGTCGCCTCGATCACCTTCGTGTAGCCGAACTGGTCCGCCATCGCCTTCACCTGGGCGTTGGTCGTGAGGAGGAGCATCGTGTTCGGATGGGCCTTCTTCCCCTCCAGGAGCCTCGCCAGGCGGCGGACCTCGAAGATCGAGAGGTGGGGCGTGCCGAAGACGACCAGATCCACCTCTTCCTTCTCAGGCGCAAAGCTCCGGTAGGTGAGGTCCAGGTCCCCGGGCGCGACGACGATCGTCTCGCGCGGTTTCCGGTTCCCGAAGGCTTCCTCCCGCGTGCGAGCCTCGGGCGTCATCCCGGCGATGTGGAACATGGCCATCGACCCGTAGGAGGCGAGCGTCGCGCCGAGCTGCTTGAGCCCGTCCGCGTCCGGCTCTGCCTCGAGCCCGGTGAAGACCGGGACCAGCCAGTAGTTGGTGAGCCGGCGGCCGACGAAGACGCCGAGCGCCCCCCAGTCGCTCACGCCCTTCGGCTGATCGCCCACCTCCACCAGATGCGTCCCCCACCGGCACTCGTCGAGGTGCATCCCATAGGCCGGCACCCGCCCCGTGAGCGCCGCCGCGTAGGACGCCGGCCCGCCCTCGAAGTTGGACCGGGCGCCGCAGACCGCGTTGGCGTAGATGACGGTCCCCGTGTCGCCCCAGGCCAGGTGCTCGCCGAAGCGCGGCTGGTAGAGTGCCTGGTAGTTGGTGCAGGAGGTCAGGAGCATCCCGCCCATCGCCTGGATCAGCTCCCGGAGCCGGCGCTCCTGCTGCGCGACCTCCTCGGGCTGGCCCAGCTCGCGGTAGAGGGCGAAGTCCACGTTGCAGGAGTTGGTGGTGGTGGGAACGACGAAGCGCGCCCCCTGGCGGGCCAGTTCCTCGACGAAGGCGAGCCCGGCCTCCCCCATGGACTCGGGATCGCCGGTCAGATGTGCCGAGGTCACTGGCACCATCCGCTCGGCGCCGAAGAACTCGCCCGTGGCGATCTGCATCTCGAGCACCCGCCGCGCGGGCTCGCCCCGGCGCCCCGAGAGAATTGCCTCCTCCTCTGCTGTGAGCTTCATCGACCCGCCCTCGCGAGCAAGCGCACTCTAGTTGCGGGCATCAGGAGTTGTCAAGGAACGCGGAGGCTCAGACAGGGCTGGACATTTGCTCCATGTTGGGGTAGTAGAGATCGAACGTCCTAAGGTATTATCCGGCCGCCGGCAGAACACGATGCGCCGAACAGCCAGGCACGTTCCGCGAAGAGGCGAGCAGGGATGACATCGCCGGGCATTGAAAACCTCCTCATTGACGCCCCGACGGGCCGCCATTTCGCCCAGTTGCACAAGGATGGGCAGGCGCTTGGGGAGGCGGTGGGGCTTTTTGTGAAGACGGGCTTGCGGCGGGGAGAAGGCGTCGTCGTGATTGCATCCGCCGCCCACACGGAGCTCTTCCTGGGGCCCCTGAGCCAAGACGGCTTCGACCCGGAGGCATGCCGGAGGACGGGTCAGCTCGCCGTCATTAACGCGGAGGAGGCGCTCGCCCGGTTCATGCGGGTCGGCATGCCCGATTGGGCGGCCTTCCGGCAGACGATCGGGGGAGTCATCGAGAGCTTAAAAGCGTCTGGCCGGGGCGCCATCCGGGCCTACGGCGAGATGGTGGACATGCTGTGGCACGAGGGCAACACGCGGGCGGCGGTCAGGTTGGAAGAGTATTGGAACGACCTCCTCCGGCTCCATGCCTTCTCCCTCTTCTGCGCCTATCTTCTGGACGGGCTGGACGAAGAATCTTACGCCGGTCCGCTCCATGAGATCGGCCGGACGCATTCCAACGTCCTCGCGACCGAAGAGGACCGGCGGCTTCAAGCGGCGCTTGATGCGGCAAGCCAAGACGTCTTGGGAGTTTCGCTGTCCACTATGTTGAGCCTCGGGGGTCGCGAGGAAAATCCCGGCGAGCACCGAATCCCGAGCGCCCGCCGGACGATCCTTTGGCTCAAGAGAAACATGCCGTTCACAGCCAGCAAGGTCCTGGCGCGCGCCCGCGATCATTACCGGAA
The sequence above is a segment of the Candidatus Rokuibacteriota bacterium genome. Coding sequences within it:
- a CDS encoding haloalkane dehalogenase, with the translated sequence MTTISAADPYERRRVKVLDTEMAYVDVGKGDPVVFLHGNPTSSYLWRNVIPHVEPLARCLAPDLVGMGDSGKNPRGSYRFVDHARYLDACLEALGLTRVVLVVHDWGSALGFYWAQRRAERVRGIAYMEGIVRPVTWEEWPEAARKIFQAMRSPAGEEIVLQKNVFVERILPASILRKLNDQEMAAYRRPWLEPGESRRPMLTWPREIPIGGEPPDVVAIVAGYSRWLAASPVPKLFINAEPGTILVGAQREFCRRWPNQEEVTVKGLHFIQEDSPAEIGQAIAAFVRKL
- a CDS encoding succinate dehydrogenase; the protein is MTTEPKVLRREWTSVEGWRGTGPGMWAWLLQRSAALVLVLVIVLHLRNPFVRPVQALLLALVLLHGLLGLRAILLDFGLPVGWHRALFAGAILLSVGLFIGFWLWRWY
- a CDS encoding aconitase X catalytic domain-containing protein — protein: MKLTAEEEAILSGRRGEPARRVLEMQIATGEFFGAERMVPVTSAHLTGDPESMGEAGLAFVEELARQGARFVVPTTTNSCNVDFALYRELGQPEEVAQQERRLRELIQAMGGMLLTSCTNYQALYQPRFGEHLAWGDTGTVIYANAVCGARSNFEGGPASYAAALTGRVPAYGMHLDECRWGTHLVEVGDQPKGVSDWGALGVFVGRRLTNYWLVPVFTGLEAEPDADGLKQLGATLASYGSMAMFHIAGMTPEARTREEAFGNRKPRETIVVAPGDLDLTYRSFAPEKEEVDLVVFGTPHLSIFEVRRLARLLEGKKAHPNTMLLLTTNAQVKAMADQFGYTKVIEATGARIVVGVCYYIMTPREMARRHGLRTVVTDSAKLANIIAAYGYNPIFRPTAECVEAAVTGRIAR
- a CDS encoding MEDS domain-containing protein, encoding MTSPGIENLLIDAPTGRHFAQLHKDGQALGEAVGLFVKTGLRRGEGVVVIASAAHTELFLGPLSQDGFDPEACRRTGQLAVINAEEALARFMRVGMPDWAAFRQTIGGVIESLKASGRGAIRAYGEMVDMLWHEGNTRAAVRLEEYWNDLLRLHAFSLFCAYLLDGLDEESYAGPLHEIGRTHSNVLATEEDRRLQAALDAASQDVLGVSLSTMLSLGGREENPGEHRIPSARRTILWLKRNMPFTASKVLARARDHYRNDPAGH
- a CDS encoding DUF126 domain-containing protein, which translates into the protein MGAAARPSEAKRGEPVVLTGHPGVGEVVEGEALVSPDGFSARYDLDRTTGMISRESHALYGKSIAGKVFVCPLAKGGFATSWALLDLKSRGRAPVAMIFGWANPVMVQGAVLAGVALMDQLSPDPMAAIRAGDWVRVDPKGGRVEVWPRSLEG